The genomic stretch GGTGAAAACAGGATGTCAATGCCCTCCCTAGAGAGTTTCTCGGCATCCCCTTCCGGGTCTCTGGGGTATCGTGAGAAGTCTTCAGCGGGACCGAACTGTCTCGGATTAACAAAGATGCTCACGACGGTAATACTGTTTTCCGCCTTGGCCATCCTTACGAGACTGAGATGTCCCTCGTGGAGCGCGCCCATCGTCGGGACCAAACCGATAGTCCTCCCGTGCAGGAGATGCCCCCCCGAAGTATCCTGCATGATCCGCGGTATGCGAATAATCTCCATGCTCCCCCCGTCGGGCAGACTTTTCTCAGACTATTCCAAAAAATCGCATTCAGTTATAAACTATCTAAAGGAGAATCCCTTTGTCAAACGGACGGCTGTCTCGCAAATCGGGCGGAGACGCCGAATTCTTCTGAAAGGAGGGGCTTACAATGGCAAGGAAGGATCGTAAGAAACTGGAGCTGAAAGAGGGTGAGCGGGCTTTTTCCTTTTTGCCTATGAACAGACGTGAAGGCAAACCCCGTAAACAGGGAGTGACGGAGATGCGAGGACCTTACTATACGCCGATGGGAAAACGCTATCTTGAGGACATCCTCGAAACAACCGGCGCCTATATCGATATTCTCAAATTTGCCGGGGGCTCTTTCAGCCTTATGCCCAGCAAGGCTGTTAAGGAGATCATCGACCTCTGCCATCGCTACGGTCTGAAGGTAGATACCGGTGGGTTCATCGAACATGTGCTGACTCAGGGTACCGCCGCTGTCCGGCAGTACATTGAAGAATGTAAGCGCCTAGAATTCGATATCGTCGAGATTTCGAGCGGATTCATCAGCGTACCTCCAGACGATCTCATCCGCCTGACCGAAAAGGTTCAGAAGGCGGGCTTAAAGGTCAAGGTCGAGGTAGGAATACAGTTCGGGGCCGGAGGCGCCAGCACCGTAGAAGAGCTGGGGGCTGAAGGAACGAGCGACCCTGACTGGGCGATTCTGCGTGCGAAGAGGCACCTCGATGCCGGCGCCTACATGATCATGGTCGAGTCTGAAGGCATCACCGAAAGCGTCCGCACCTGGCGGACTGATGTGATCAGCAAATTCATCCGGGAATTGGGACTCGAGAGGACCATGTTTGAAGCGGCAGAACCTGAGGTATTCAGCTGGTACATCAAGAATTAC from Thermodesulfovibrionales bacterium encodes the following:
- a CDS encoding phosphosulfolactate synthase — protein: MARKDRKKLELKEGERAFSFLPMNRREGKPRKQGVTEMRGPYYTPMGKRYLEDILETTGAYIDILKFAGGSFSLMPSKAVKEIIDLCHRYGLKVDTGGFIEHVLTQGTAAVRQYIEECKRLEFDIVEISSGFISVPPDDLIRLTEKVQKAGLKVKVEVGIQFGAGGASTVEELGAEGTSDPDWAILRAKRHLDAGAYMIMVESEGITESVRTWRTDVISKFIRELGLERTMFEAAEPEVFSWYIKNYGPEVNLFVDHSQIVQLECLRSGIWGTKDLWGRVLTFKG